CGAAGCGGGATGTCGCTGGTCACCATCGCCGACCACAACACCATCGAGGGGGCCCTGGAAATCGCTCACCTGCCGGACACCTTTATAAGCGAGGAGATCACAGCTTACTTTCCCGAGGACCGCTGCAAAGTGCATGTGCTGGCCTACGCCATCTCCGAGGCGCAGCACCGGGAATGCCAGCGGCTGCGCTTCAACCTCTACGAACTGGTGGCCTATCTCAACCGGGCCGGGATCTGCAACGCCATTGCCCACCCGCTGTATGCCGTGAATGACAGGCTGAGGCTGTCGCATTTCGAACGGCTGCTGCTGTTGTTCCGCAACTTCGAGCTCAACGGCGCCCGCAGTCCGCGACTCAACACGATCATCAGGCGGGTTCTCGCCGGTCTGACGGCGGCCGAGATGGCGCGCCTGGAGGAGCGCCACCAGGTGGCCGCCACAGGGCCGAAACCCTGGCGCAAAAACGTGGTGGGAGGTTCGGACGACCACAGCGGCCTCAATATCGCCCGCACCTTCACCACGGTGGAAGGGGCGGATTCGGTAGCGGCCTTTTTCGCGGGCATCGAAAACCATCGGGCCCAGGTGCATGGGGAGCCCGCAACCCCCGCAACCATGGCCCACAATCTGTACGGCATCGCCTACCAGTACTACAAAAAGCGTTTCAACCTCGGCCGCTATGCCCGCAAAGATCTTCTGATCCAATTTCTCGATCAGGTCCTCGACCCCACCTGGCCCCAGAGCGGGGGCTTGGTGTCCCGCATCTACCATTTCTGGCAGTACCGCCGGCGGCCCAAAACAGCGGCGGCCGGCGCCCCCTCCCTGGTCGTCCAGATCAAGGCCGAAACCCGCCGCCTGCTTCAGAGAAACCCGGATCTGCTGGTTCTGCCAACGCCGGATGCCGAGGAGCGGCGCCCTCTGGAAAAAACCTGGCAGCGCTTCGTCAATCAGGTATCCAACGCCCTGGTCTGCCAGTCCGCCGATCACCTCCTGAACCACCTGGCAGGGGCCAACTTGTTCCGCATCTTTCAAACGCTGGGCTCCGCCGGCGGCCTCTACACCCTGATGGCGCCCTATTTTCTGGCCTACGCCCATTTCACCAAGGACCGTTGCCTGGGCAAGGCCGTGGAGAGGCGCTTTGCGCTCAGCCCAACAGCCGCCAGCTCCGAAAAAGCGGTGGCCCAGTTCACGGATACGTTCTACGACGTCAACGGCGTCGCACTCACCCTGCAGCAACAGGTGGCCACAGCCCGTCGTCAAGGCAAGCCCCTGACGGTCATCACCTGCGACCCGGGGCAGCATGCGCTCGGCGATGGGATCCGCAATTTCAAGCCGGTGAGGGTTTACGATCTGCCCGAATACCCCCAGCAGAAACTCCACCTGCCGCCTTTTCTGGACATCCTGGGCTACTGCCACGACAGCCACTTCGATCAGATCCACAGCGCAACACCTGGGCCCGTGGGGTTGGCCGCCCTGGCCATCGCCCGCATTCTCAAGCTGCCCATCAGCGGCACCTACCACACCGCCTTCCCCCAGTATGCCCGTTTTCTCACCGCTGATGACGCGCTGGAGGATCTCACCTGGAAATTCACCCTCTGGTATTACGACCAGATGGACATGATTTACGCACCATCCCAAAACACCAGGGCCGAATTGGTCCAAAAAGGCATCCGGGAGGACAAAATCAGGGTTTACCCGCGGGGAATCGACATTCAGAAGTTTCACCCAGCCAAACGCAACGGGTTTTTGCGCCGCCGCTTCCAGATCGACCACAGGACCGTGCTGCTCTATGTGGGGCGGGTGTCGCGCGAAAAAAACCTGCACCTCTTGGCGCAGGCCTTCCAGGAATTGGCCGCCCAAAACGCCGGGGTCTGTCTGTTGGTGGTGGGCGACGGCCCTTACCTGGAGGAGATGAAACGGACCACCCGGGGGTTGCCCTGTTTTTTCTGCGGCTACCTCACGGGTGAAGAACTCGCCTGCGCCTACGCCTCCAGCGACATTTTCGTCTTTCCCAGCACCACCGACACCTTCGGCAACGTGGTGATGGAGGCCCAGGCCTCGGGGCTGCCGGTGATCGTCAGCGACGAGGGCGGCCCCTGTGAAAACATGCTGCCCGGTGAAACCGGTCTGATGGTCCCGGGCGACGATGTCGCAGCCCTCACCAAGGCCATGCGGAAACTGGCGGCCACCCCCCAGGAGGCCGCCCGAATGGGTCGGGCCGCGCGGCGTTATATGGCCGAGCGCTCCTTTGACGCGGCTTTTGACCAGACCTGGCACCTTTACCAGCAAATGACGACGGCACACGATGCGGCCGCCTGAAGTTGCCAAGCTGACAACCGTCACAGGATTGGCCCATGGGCTCCGGAAAAAAACAAGGCCACATCCGGCCCGTCTTTCGGCCCGTCACCGGTGTTACATCCGCTGACCTTTAGCGGGGTATGCACCGACAAATGGGTCTGGTCGAGGAACCAAAGTCCGGCGCCGTATGGTGGAAATTTTTTAGCGCGAATCTAACCAAAAGCTAACAATTCCGGTATAAGAGAATTTTAGGCGGCTTTTCGCACCGCGCTCCGCCAAACCATTCATTTTGGAGACTGCCCAACGATCCCATCAGGCTGAGGGCGACAAAATCGCGCCGCTTTGCAGTTCGTCTCTGCGCGAAGCCCACGCCTGCCGAGAGCCCGTGGCGGAGCCCGGAGACCGGTTTGTGTTGGCCGAACGCTTTTTAAGATCTGGAGGAAACAGATGCCCGTTCATCTGCAAAGAGAGCTGGACAAGATCAAGAAGTCGATTCTAACCCTGGGGGGCATGGTGGAAGAGCGCGTGCGCATGGCCGCCGAGGCTATCGAAAACATAGACGCTGATCTCGCCCGCACGATTCTCAAGACGGACTATGAAATCGATGAAAAGGAAGTCGAAATCGAGGAGGATTGCCTCAAGATTCTGGCCCTGCACCAACCGGTGGCGGTGGATCTCAGATTTCTGGTCGCTGTCATCAAAATCAACAACGATCTGGAGCGGATCGGAGACCAGGCGGTCAATATCGCCGAGCGGGTGGAAATCCTGGCCAAGAAAAAAGGCGTCGATTTCCGTTTTGACTACGGACCGATGGCCCAAAAAGCCGAGAATATGCTCAAAATGAGCCTAGATGCGCTGGTCAACATGGATGTGGATCTCGCCTTCAAGGTCCTCGTGATGGACGATGAGGTCGATCGGATCAAGGATGAAGCCTATGACCTGATCAAGGCCGCCCTCCAAAAGCAGCCCGAGCGCACGGGCTATTTCATCAACCTGCTGCTCATTTCGCGCCACCTGGAACGCCTTGCGGACCATGCCACCAACATCGCCGAGGAGGTCATTTACCTGATCGAGGGAGAAATCATCCGCCATCAGGATATCGATGAGCTGACCTGAGGAAACCCCGCGAGAGACACGGGGGTCCTGCTGAAGCCCATCGCCCCCGTCTGATGCCGGATGGGGTTTTGACCGCGGTGGCGGCCCCCACTCCGGTGCCATAGCCGTACAGTTGGCGCTTGGCCAGGTGTGGGTGGACTATGCGAACGGCACCGCGCGGGGCGAAAACTTCTCCCGCCTCGGTTTCCCCCCCGCACGTCAAGAACCTGCCCGCTCCCCTGAACCCCCCCGACAATCTGCACCAAAATGTGCTTGGCGTTGCCCAGCCCCAGCGGTCCAGCCGCCGCGCCATTCTGCACGCGACTTGATTTCCGCGAGCTCATCGCCTAAAATCAAAACTGATGAAATAACGGCTGGCCGGCGCGTCCGGTGGCGGTGAACGATCCATTTCTGAGGAACTCAAACCCATGTTGTTTAAAAAAAGCCCCGATCGCAGCGATGCTCCCAAACGCAGGCTGGAGGATCAGCAAAGCGACAAGCCCACCATTATCGCCGCCACCACCACCATTGAGGGTACTCTCAGCGGGAGCGGCACCCTGCACATGGCCGGCATCTTGAAAGGCGACGTGCGCTGCGCGGGATTGGTCTGGATCAGCGAAAGCGGAAAAATCGAGGGCTCCGTGCATGCCGCAGGCCTGATTGTGGCCGGGCAAATCAACGGCAGCATCGAATCCACCGAAAAGACGGAGCTGCGCGCCGGTGCACGGGTCGTGGGCGATATTCGCTGCGCCAAAATCGCCGTGGCCGAGGATTGTTTTTTTCAGGGAGAAATCCAAATGCCCGACGGCCCGGGAGGCCATCTGACCTTTACCGAAAAACGCCAAAAGGGTTCCTGACACCTTTATTCAGGGTCGCGGTAATCAACAATTCCGCACGATGGCACGGGATTTTGGACCATCACCACGGCAAGCACGGTCAGCCAAAGCGTGATATGTCTCGCCGGATGCATCACCGGCGACGGGTCAGAAAACCGGCAGGAGGTGGGGATTTTTGCCGGGGCCATAGCGATTTGCCGGCGGGAGGGGTTGGCTGAAAAAATCAAACAGCGCCCTGGTCTTGAAACCAGGGGCCGGGAAAATTCCGTGGGGCATCGGAGGCCCCCAGGCCAAAGGCGCTGGATTACCGCATGAAGCAGGTGCCATCCTGCCGGCTGAAGACCATGCGCCGGTTAAACAGCGGCTTCAGCCAGGTCAGGAAGGATACTATCGAACCATCATTCGTTTTCGTACTTGAAGGAAAGATTGACGCGCGCCCGGAAGGCTGTCGCCACGCCATTTTCGACCTTCATGTCCAGTTTCGAAATTTCTGCAACTCGCAAGTTTTTGAGGCTTTTGCCGGCCGTTTCAACGGCATTTTTTGCGGCCTCCTCCCAAGAGTTCGTGCTGGTGCCAACGAGTTCGATAACCTTGTAAACACTAGTGCTCATAACTTCCTCCTTTCGTTCATTGGCTGTGGGTTGACTTCAGCTGCTGGACCAATGGCCTGAAAAAGCCTTACCCCATCAAACGCTGTAACGCTTAAAAAAAGAGCGGAAACCCCCGCTTTTCGATTGAGCGGGCGCCTAAAATGAAGAACGAGGCACGGAAGTGGCAATTGCAGGGCAAAATTGAAGATCGGATTCAGAAAACCCAATTTCGCCCACGACCAGACCAAGGGGCTTCCCTGGCGTCGGGGTGCGGTGGACGACCTTACC
The Desulfobacteraceae bacterium DNA segment above includes these coding regions:
- a CDS encoding polymer-forming cytoskeletal protein, which codes for MLFKKSPDRSDAPKRRLEDQQSDKPTIIAATTTIEGTLSGSGTLHMAGILKGDVRCAGLVWISESGKIEGSVHAAGLIVAGQINGSIESTEKTELRAGARVVGDIRCAKIAVAEDCFFQGEIQMPDGPGGHLTFTEKRQKGS
- a CDS encoding dodecin family protein, whose protein sequence is MSTSVYKVIELVGTSTNSWEEAAKNAVETAGKSLKNLRVAEISKLDMKVENGVATAFRARVNLSFKYENE
- a CDS encoding glycosyltransferase: MRVDLHVHSRFSRHPSQWFLKKIGCPESFTDPLKIYQNARRSGMSLVTIADHNTIEGALEIAHLPDTFISEEITAYFPEDRCKVHVLAYAISEAQHRECQRLRFNLYELVAYLNRAGICNAIAHPLYAVNDRLRLSHFERLLLLFRNFELNGARSPRLNTIIRRVLAGLTAAEMARLEERHQVAATGPKPWRKNVVGGSDDHSGLNIARTFTTVEGADSVAAFFAGIENHRAQVHGEPATPATMAHNLYGIAYQYYKKRFNLGRYARKDLLIQFLDQVLDPTWPQSGGLVSRIYHFWQYRRRPKTAAAGAPSLVVQIKAETRRLLQRNPDLLVLPTPDAEERRPLEKTWQRFVNQVSNALVCQSADHLLNHLAGANLFRIFQTLGSAGGLYTLMAPYFLAYAHFTKDRCLGKAVERRFALSPTAASSEKAVAQFTDTFYDVNGVALTLQQQVATARRQGKPLTVITCDPGQHALGDGIRNFKPVRVYDLPEYPQQKLHLPPFLDILGYCHDSHFDQIHSATPGPVGLAALAIARILKLPISGTYHTAFPQYARFLTADDALEDLTWKFTLWYYDQMDMIYAPSQNTRAELVQKGIREDKIRVYPRGIDIQKFHPAKRNGFLRRRFQIDHRTVLLYVGRVSREKNLHLLAQAFQELAAQNAGVCLLVVGDGPYLEEMKRTTRGLPCFFCGYLTGEELACAYASSDIFVFPSTTDTFGNVVMEAQASGLPVIVSDEGGPCENMLPGETGLMVPGDDVAALTKAMRKLAATPQEAARMGRAARRYMAERSFDAAFDQTWHLYQQMTTAHDAAA
- the phoU gene encoding phosphate signaling complex protein PhoU, which produces MPVHLQRELDKIKKSILTLGGMVEERVRMAAEAIENIDADLARTILKTDYEIDEKEVEIEEDCLKILALHQPVAVDLRFLVAVIKINNDLERIGDQAVNIAERVEILAKKKGVDFRFDYGPMAQKAENMLKMSLDALVNMDVDLAFKVLVMDDEVDRIKDEAYDLIKAALQKQPERTGYFINLLLISRHLERLADHATNIAEEVIYLIEGEIIRHQDIDELT